A portion of the Candidatus Pristimantibacillus lignocellulolyticus genome contains these proteins:
- a CDS encoding LytTR family transcriptional regulator DNA-binding domain-containing protein has translation MVQLLCSSKVYEKLKQELAKYQIEIKEESNLVLVEKGYDLPSGKLSVVFDAMDYMDVIKLLVSGIREDIHYMNTLTGLSDNKFVVIEPRNVLYVEAGSEGIMAYTTSNRYSIKETLQYYENLWLVKGFLRINKSQLVNLLHVKEIIPWFNSRYVLRMDNNVELEVSKMYSKKLRHTLKI, from the coding sequence ATGGTTCAATTATTGTGTTCAAGTAAAGTTTATGAAAAATTAAAACAAGAATTAGCAAAATACCAAATAGAGATTAAGGAAGAAAGTAATTTGGTACTAGTTGAAAAAGGATATGATCTGCCAAGCGGAAAGCTTAGTGTAGTGTTTGATGCGATGGATTATATGGATGTAATTAAGCTCTTGGTCTCCGGCATTCGAGAAGACATTCATTATATGAATACGCTAACTGGCTTAAGCGACAATAAATTTGTAGTTATTGAACCAAGGAATGTCTTGTATGTAGAAGCAGGTTCTGAAGGAATTATGGCGTACACAACGTCCAATCGCTATAGTATCAAGGAAACGCTGCAATACTATGAGAACCTGTGGCTGGTAAAAGGTTTCTTAAGAATCAACAAATCACAACTTGTTAATTTGCTACATGTAAAAGAAATTATCCCTTGGTTTAACTCTAGATATGTGCTTAGAATGGATAATAATGTTGAATTAGAAGTGTCAAAAATGTACTCAAAAAAGCTTCGTCACACACTCAAAATATAG
- a CDS encoding beta-lactamase family protein: MKKIALRVIVCVIIVVVIGLCVIAIMNRPISEEAVTEKIEKHLTKIVEKDDTLSSVLLTIQSNLTGYFEQFAVGTQNQLSDQSVQFDSQYHSASIGKTMCAAIYGMLVDEGKISYDDKISSWLDDDILKGLFVIDGIDYKDQVTVQQLLSHTSGIGDYFAGPVKKGKPLLEMITSNPDLSFTPEELIAFTTENQDAIGLPGQQFYYTDTGYILLGLMLEAIENKSYSNILEERIFNPLDMNDSYLMFYNDELADIIGIYINGIDYSDRNALSVDWAGGGVVTTMNDLLTFMRALENGTLLSDEVYSKMTDFNHRYEKGIYYGMGMMYFDFSELSFLLGSMSDVYGAVGATGTYALYDKEEDTFFIANFGSIDYAEKGIEQLVKIRMIYDRMIVK; encoded by the coding sequence ATGAAGAAAATAGCATTGAGGGTAATCGTTTGTGTGATCATTGTAGTTGTCATTGGACTATGTGTTATAGCGATTATGAATAGACCGATATCTGAAGAAGCGGTAACTGAAAAAATCGAAAAACATTTAACCAAAATTGTAGAGAAAGACGATACGTTATCTAGTGTACTATTGACCATTCAGTCCAACCTAACAGGCTACTTTGAACAATTTGCAGTAGGTACGCAAAATCAATTATCAGATCAATCGGTTCAATTTGATAGTCAATATCATTCAGCCAGTATAGGTAAAACGATGTGTGCTGCTATCTATGGTATGTTAGTTGACGAAGGGAAAATCAGCTATGATGATAAAATCAGTTCTTGGCTAGATGATGATATCCTTAAGGGATTATTTGTAATAGACGGCATAGATTATAAGGATCAGGTAACGGTACAACAATTACTGAGTCATACATCTGGAATTGGTGATTATTTCGCTGGTCCGGTAAAAAAAGGGAAACCTCTATTGGAAATGATTACATCTAATCCGGATCTTTCATTTACTCCAGAAGAGTTAATTGCATTTACTACAGAAAACCAAGATGCTATAGGACTTCCGGGTCAACAATTTTATTATACGGATACGGGATATATTTTGCTTGGACTTATGCTGGAAGCTATCGAGAATAAATCATATTCAAATATTTTAGAAGAAAGAATATTTAATCCATTAGACATGAACGATAGTTATTTAATGTTTTATAACGATGAACTGGCTGATATTATTGGGATTTATATTAATGGAATCGACTATAGTGATAGAAATGCGTTATCAGTTGACTGGGCGGGCGGTGGTGTAGTTACGACTATGAACGATCTGTTAACATTTATGAGGGCTCTAGAAAATGGGACTTTACTATCTGATGAAGTTTATAGTAAGATGACCGACTTTAATCACCGCTATGAGAAAGGTATTTATTATGGAATGGGTATGATGTATTTCGACTTTAGTGAGTTATCATTTCTGCTGGGCTCAATGAGTGATGTTTATGGTGCTGTTGGGGCTACAGGAACTTATGCATTATATGATAAAGAAGAGGATACCTTTTTTATCGCAAATTTTGGATCGATTGATTATGCGGAAAAAGGTATAGAACAATTAGTCAAAATAAGAATGATTTATGATAGGATGATAGTTAAGTAA